Part of the Diceros bicornis minor isolate mBicDic1 chromosome 17, mDicBic1.mat.cur, whole genome shotgun sequence genome is shown below.
TCATGTGAATCCTGTGGGGCCTCTGCTAATGACATTTGATGTGTCAGCCAGCAAGCAGGCCCTGGCCTTTGGAGATTCTGAGGGCTGTGTGCACCTCTGGACTGATTCCCCAGAGCCTTCCTTCAACCCCTACTCCCGGGAGACCGAGTTTGCTTTGCCCTGTCTCGTGGACTCACTGCCTCCTCTGGACTGGAGCCAGGACCTGCTGCCTCTTTCCCTCATCCCTGTCCCGCTCACCACTGACACGCTCCTCTCCGACTGGCCTGCTGCCAACTCCGCTCCAGCGCCCAGGTTATACCTCCCATCTGGGccaaaaggagggaaggagaaagggcagAGATAGTAGGATTCTCTGCGGGCCCTGTCATTATTCTGTGTCTTTCCTGATTTTTGTTTACCTTCagtattctctttttctctggccCCTTGGGGAGTGGGGATTGGGTGGGCAGACACCACAGCCTTCAAGCCCTAGAACTAAACTACATTGTAGGCGAGCGCCTCCTGTGGATGCAGAGATTCTGCGCACCATGAAGAAGGTGGGCTTCATTGGCTATGCGCCCAACCCCCGCACCAGGCTGCGCAATCAGGTATGTTCAGAGCACAGAGGgtcagcccccaccccagcctcctggcATTTCTCCTGTCTCGTTCCTTTACTAGTCCTCAGTAGTTTTTGTTTTCAGTCAGTCAGTAAAGGTGTTTTGAGGCCTACTGAATTGAAGGTACTATGCTAGGTGTTAGGGAAGATGCAGAGACATAGAAGATAGGGTCCGTGCTCTTAAGAAGTTTAGTGTTTGGTGAAGATAAGACCTGTCCATAACAGAAATTATTTATGTTCTATTGTTAAATGCTAAAGAAATGTTATAAGCATTCAGTGCCAGAACTGTTTGGAGGGAAAATGTTTCTCTGGGCTAGAGTGGTCGGGGAAGGCACACTGAAAGGGGTGGATATTGAGCTAGAAAGGGGGAGTATATTCAAGATGAGAGATCAGTGTTAGTAAAGGTCTCAAGAAACATAACTACAAAAGATGTGTCTGGTGGGGACTATGACTCTGTCATTCTGGCTGGAGCAGCTGTTAGTATTGGGAAATAGCAAGAGATTAAGTTTGGAAAGGGCCCAGTTGTGAAGCCTCGAAAACCGGTATACAGTGGAAGAAGTGATGCACTGAAGGGGTGTTCTGGGAGGGCTAGGTTGGTAGCAGTACGCTGGACAGAGTGCATGTGCCCAGCGTGGAAGCCATAACAGTTGTCCAGCTGTGATGAGGTTGGGTGATAGCCATGAGAATAAAAAGGAAGCAGTGGATGCTGAAAACCCTATGAAATTAGAAGGTTCAGGACTTGGTGGCTGTTTCAATGTTGAGATAAAAGAAGGGGGAAACCAAAGAGGATTAAGGCATCTAACAAGgttatctctttttaaatattctagatTCCTTACCGACTCAAGGAGTCAGACAGTGAATTTGACAGCTTCAGCCAGGTTACTGAGTCACCGATAGGGCGGGAAGAGAAGCCACATCTCCACATGGTCTCTAAGAAATACCGCAAGGTGCTGGGGCATACTAAGGAAGGAGTGAGCCCTCTGGGATGTGGGGAAAGGTTCCGGGGAAGGGGGTCATATGAGAGAGGATTGAAGGACTCAGGAGGGAGGTTTTGGGGAAAGTTATGACTACTGCGAATATTTAGGGGACTCTGAGGCTGTCTTCATCTTGCTCAGACTGTTTCTGCCTCAGGTGACCATCAAATACTCGAAGCTAGGGCTGGAGGACTTTGACTTCAAACACTACAATAAGACCCTGTTTGCTGGATTAGAGCCCCACATCCCCAATGCCTACTGTAACTGCATGATCCAGGTAAGAGTGGGTGTTCCTGTGACTTGAACTTCCCTActgcctttcttcttccctgtggCACCACAACCCCTATTCTTTTTCCAGGTCTCCCCAACCAGCCCACTTTACCGTGGCCTTCTACCATTCTTTCTTGCCCCACAGCCTTCACGTGTCCTGTATGAGCTCCACTTCTTTAGTGGACTTATGCTTTGTATTCTCCACTGGCTCACTTAACCTTCCCATCGCTCTTCCTCCCCATACCAGTTGCCTGCATCACTTCTGCTCCTCCCTCCAGGTGCTTTATTTCCTGGAGCCTGTGCGCTGTCTAATCCAGAATCACCTTTGCCAGAAGGAGTTCTGCCTAGCATGTGAGCTGGGCTTCCTCTTCCACATGTTGGACCTCTCCCGGGGTGACCCTTGTCAGGTCAGTGCCTGGAGACCTGGGACAATAAAAGGGGAAGGGAGGTGGACAGTAGGCAGGGACATCACTGTGTAAATGACCACAAAAGAGAAGAATAACCCCTTTCCACCAACGCACTTTCTGGATTCCAGGGCAGTAATTTTCTTCGGGCATTCCGCACCATTCCTGAGGCCTCAGCCCTTGGTCTGATCCTGGCTGACTCGGATGAGGCTTCAGGCAAGGGCAACCTGGCCAGGCTCATTCAGAGGTGGAATCGCTTCATTCTCACTCAGCTGCATCAGGATATGCAGGAGCTGGAAGTACCTCAGGCTTATCGAGGTGCTGGAGGCAGGTACGGAATCGGGACAGGAATAGTTAAAGCCACCATGACAGGCCCCTCTGTGGCTAAAAGGATCTCTAACTCCCTCAGTGTGTGTATATCACCCTCCCCGCTCTTAGCAGCTTTTGCTCATCGGGGGACTCTGTCATTGGGCAGCTGTTCAGCTGTGAGATGGAGAACTGCAGCCTCTGCCGCTGTGGCAGTGAGACCGTGCGAGCCTCATCCACCCTGCTCTTCACGCTCTCCTACCCTGAGGGTAGCAACAGTGGTATACCCTGCAGCTGGGTTGGGAAGGCTCCCCTAAATGTCCTGTAACATCAAGGAGAGGGTGTTGGGGGGCTAACGGTGGGTAGAACGGAGAACCTGAAGTGAAGCATCCAGTTTCCCCTCAGATAAAACCGGGAAGAACTGTGACTTTGCTCAGGTGCTGAAGCGAAGCATCTGCCTGGAGCAGAATACACAGGCCTGGTGTGACAACTGTGAAAAGTACCAACCCACGGTGAGTAGGCCGTTGCAGTGGACTAGTCTTGCCATGTGGGGGACTCGGCCATGGTCTCGTCTGGGGCTGGCTATGTCAGCACTGCCATCCAGGGATCTATAGGGAATGGAAAGAATCCCAATTTGAGGATGCAGACCCAGGTTTCACAGTTCCTGTCCAGGTTTCTTTCCCTGTAGGCTCCCTGCCATTCCTTGTTTGTTTTATCCTCTCAGATTCAGACCCGCAACATCCGCCATCTGCCAGATATTCTTGTCATCAATTGTGAAGTGAACAGCTTGAAAGAAGCTGATTTCTGGAGAATGCAAGCTGAGGTAAGGACCAGGGCTGGAAACAGGGCTTTAGGAGTACTTTTTAGTTTTCTCCCTCTTCTGACTTCCATGTATGATTAATGTTCCTGAGGAATTGGATATTTTCTCCTTGTGTTCAGGTTGCCTTCAAGATGGCAATAAAGAAGCATGGTGGGGAAATCTCCAAGAACAAGGAGTTTGCTTTGGCTGATTGGTAGGTATTGCCTTGGGAATGGTCAAACGATTGAACTACCCATTGGCTCCTCTTGTCACTGGCTAGATCTCCTCAGAACAAATTTCCGATTCTCCTGTCCTGATAGGAAGGAACTAGGGAGTCCAGAGGGCATGCTGATGTGTCCCTCCATTGAGGAGTTGAAGAATGTCtggcttcctttctccattcGCATGAAGATGACCAAGAACAAAGGGCTGGATGTTTGCAATTGGACTGATGGGGATGAGATGCAGGTTGTTGAAAAACTGGGAAAAGGAAGGGGAATAAGGGAGAGAAGGTTGGGGCAGAAGCATGACAGGGGGAAGGTGGAGCTTAGtatagggaaaagaaaaggaataaggCCTAGTATTTACCAGTTGTGGGCTTTTCCAGAGTCATTCAGTTCAGTGTTGCGAGTCATAGATGGGTTAGGATGGAGATAACCCACCCTGGTCCCCCGTCCCCATGCCCCAAACTCCTTATCCTCTGTCCCCAttccccttccttccccatccttaaaCTTAGCTTAGCAGCCTGGGTACCCCCCTCACAGTGGGGCCCAGCCAGGGCAGAGGAGGAGCATGGTGTCTATGTGTATGACCTGATGGCTACTGTGGTACACATCCTGGACTCACGCAcagggggcagcctggtggctCACATCAAAGTTGGAGAGACCTACCACCAGCGCAAGGAGGTGAGTGAGGTAATATAGGGCAGGGACTCTCCTGGTGGTGGCCATGATGGAGTCCCAGATCCGTCTTTATCTCGAGTCTGAGCCAGAGTGGTCCAGCCATCACTTTGGCATCAGTCTTTCTCTGTATCTCCACAGGGTGTTACCCACCAGCAGTGGTATCTCTTCAATGACTTTCTTATTGAACCTATTGATAAGGTTAGTTGTAACACATTCCATTCTCCTTTCATCTCCCCTTTTCCGAGCATCCTCATCCTCAGTCCCCTAGAGAATGCCAGGCAGATTCAGGAGGGAGGGATGGGTCCTCAAGAATAAAAAGCATTAGCGGAGCTAAAAATAGTGCCTGTCTTCTGTCTGACTTGGGGAAAAACGCAAAAgaggggccggctctgtggcttagcggttaagtgtgcatgctccgctactggcggcccgggttcggatcccaggcgcgcactgacgcactgcttctccggccatgctgaggccgggacccacatacagcaactagaaggatgtgcaactatgacatacaactatctactggggctttggggggaaaaaaaaaaggaggaagattggcaatagatgttagctcagagccggtcttcctcacacacacacaaaaaaaaaaggcagaagagaCATATAGGTAGGCCATTAAGTGCTTTTTCTTTTATAGCATGAAGCTGTGCAGTTTGACATGAATTGGAAAGTGCCTGCTATCCTTTATTACATCAAAAGGAATCTTAATTCCAAATACAACCTGAACAGTAAGTGGTACAGAGTAGACCCAAGGGCATGGGCAGCTGAGACTGGTCTTCAGGAACAGATCTGGGAAATAGCTTGTTATGATTAGGATCAGTAACCAGTGTTAATATTTCCAGGGATACTAAAGAGATTCCTGCTCATCAGGCCTGAAATTTAGAAGCTGGAGATCCTGAGGGTGTAGTAGGGAAGAAGTGTTGGGGGGAAGTCTAATCATAGTGGCTAAGGGTATGAATTTTGAGTCTTGCCATTCTTATCCCCAAGTGaggatctctttttcttttggagaTGAGCTCCTTATTAAGTCCCTTTTTGGTGCCTTTAAACCATAGTTTCtgtgtaactttatttttctggattttctaAGCTAAAGTCTGAAGTGAAAatcttattcttttctctctgttgacTCTTGTTTTTTCCTAGCATATTTCTTGATAATTTTCTGATTTGACCTGTTCCATCTACCTACTCTGTTCATTAGACATGATCTTTTTACTCACATGCTTTAATTATTGAAGAATCACAGTGTCGACCCAGTCTCTGGTCAGCCACCATGGGCTGCCCTCCTCTGGTCACTTCCATATCCCCAGCCATCTGTCTTCTGGATTCTCCCTTCCAGTCAAGAACCCTATTGAGGCAAGTGTCCTGCTAGCTGAAGCCTCACTAGCACGGAAGCAGCGGAAAACACATACTACTTTCATTCCGCTGATGGTGAATGAGATGCCACAGGTTGGAGACCTGGTGGGCCTGGACGCTGAGTTTGTCACCCTTAATGAGGTAACCAAGATCAAAGGGTAGGGTATTGGAACAGAACTCTGGGGATATTAGGAGTCATAAGCATTTCTCTGATTTCCTTATTAACTCTTCTCATGTAGGAGGAAGCAGAGTTGCGCAGTGATGGCACTAAGTCTACCATCAAACCAAGCCAGATGTCAGTAGCGAGGATTACCTGTGTTCGGGGCCAGGGACCCAATGAGGGTATCCCCTTCATTGATGACTACATCTCTACCCAGGAGCAGGTAGTAGGATATGGAGGTGCAAGTAAGACAGACCCTCTGCTTATGTAGAGTGCTCTAGAACCCAGGGAAGAGTGGTAGGGGGAGACTCTGCACCTTGCTTCCTGGACGACTTGTCCTTTTCTCTATCCCTAGGTGGTAGATTACTTGACTCAATACTCCGGGATAAAGCCAGGAGACCTCGATGCCAAGATTTCCTCTAAGCACCTCACAACTCTCAAGTCTACCTACTTAAAGCTTCGTTTTCTTATAGACATTGGAGTCAAGTTTGTGGGTCATGGTCTGCAGAAGGACTTCCGGGTCATCAACCTCATGGTTCGGGCGGGGCTCTTTTAAGAGTCTTCTTTGAGCATGGGCCTCTCAGGGTATACATTGTGCTTTTGGAAAAGGGGAAATTATGGATCCTCTACCTTCAGTTTCCCACTCTTTTATCCCTGCCAGGTGCCCAAGGACCAGGTCCTTGACACTGTCTATTTGTTTCACATGCCCCGAAAACGAATGATTTCCCTGCGATTCCTTGCTTGGTACTTTCTAGGTGAGTTGCTCTGTCTTGTAGGGCCTCGTGGTACTCATTAAAAGCAGGAAAAAGTGTTGGAGGGGCCAAGGGGAGTAGGGAGGACCCTGAGTTAGTGGTGAGATTACTGATGGATTTAATTAGTTTCAGTATCCCTTCTGTGCACTAGGGATGGTGTTTGGCTCTTTCCCTTAAGGGCAGTcaggttttttattgttgtttattgGGAGTTGAGAATGTTCTGACCTCCCTTTGCTAGGTCCCAAACTATTCTACCTCTACTTCCCCCAGACCTGAAGATTCAAGGGGAGACCCATGACAGTATTGAGGATGCCCGCACAGCCCTTCAGCTCTACCGAAAGTATCTGGAGCTAAGCAAAAATGGCACTGAACCTGAGTCCTTCCACAAAGTGCTCAAGGGTCTTTACGAGAAGGGCCGAAAGATGGACTGGAAGGTGCCTGAACCTGAGGGCCAGACAAGTCCCAAAAGTAAGGCCTGGGATGGGACAAGGGAAACCAGACTGGGTTTTGATTGCACATGTGAAGATTATACCCTCCAaaataacaatgatgatgatgatgttaacAGCGGTACCATCCCTACCTTATATATGTAGAGCATTTaacagtttacaaagcatttaatcctcccaacattCAGTGAAATAGATTTTATTATTGAAACTCTCCATTGGTCCTAATTTCCTCTTGCCCAATTCTAAAACATTTGGGGTAGGTCTGTGTTCTCTTTTCGCTTGCATTTTTCCTTCATAAGAAGTATCCCAGGTGCTTTTTCTCCACTCATCTTAAGAGTCAATGCTCTTGGTTTTGTCTCTGACAGGTGCAGCTGTCTTCTCCTCAGTACTGGCGCTCTGACCTCACCCTCTCCCAACGAACTGCTGCCTCTCCTTTCAGTGTTCTGTGGCCCCAGAACTGGGACATGGCTTCCCAAGTTGGCTGCACCCTGTCCACTTCTAGAATTGGACCTACTTGGGGTCTACAGATGGTGCTATTAATAGAAGTGGAATGTGGCACAATTGTTGCATAGGGTCTAGGAGCCAGATTCCTTTTTTAATCTTTGCAAAATAATGGGCTAGAAACAGTCTAGAATTGACACAGATGGCAAGTAATTGGTATTCTTAATATCCTGGGTAATTAATATCCAAGCAGAGAAACTCCTGGAACCAAAACTGTCAGTTCCTAGTTGGCTAAGGACTGACGTTCTGGACAGTGACAGGATACAACAGGAGCTCAAGACTTAGCTCAAGTCTCTGACTGCTTGCAGGGTGCCTGGAGGGGCCAACATATACAATCTTGGTGGCTCTAGCAAACCAGTGTTGCCAACACCATCATTGCCAAAAGGGCCTTTGGGTCCTAGACAAAGCTTGGCTGCTGGCTTCACTCCTGCTGACAGCTGAGAAGCATCTGTCTTCCATCCACTCTCCTGTcccaagttttgttttttaaaattttgttttaaactgcatgttttataaaataaaaacaaaaatattattggCTGTCATCTCTCATTTGAGACCTGCGAGTGTGGGGTTCTCTGACTTtggccctcctctcctctctttctattGGCTCTCTATtgcaaatggaaaaaaacaagGCTTTCAAATTTCCACCTAGAAATGAAGGTAAAGCTCAGGAGTCCAAAGTTAAGGATATTGGAGTAGTATAATTATGTTCTTCCTGGATAATATTACGTATTTGCTGTGGCTGCCTAGAACCCTAAGGTGAGATTTTAAGATGTACAGTATGGTTTCCCCGTTACCTGTGTAAAAGGGGAGGTGGGGAAGCTGACAAACTACAGGTCCCAGGATATCTTAAGACCTGTAGCTATTAACCAAGGATCTGTGTGGTGCTGCGCTGcttcctgggagttgtagtttcCTGGGTATTGAAACCAGGATTTCTCACTGGCGAGCAGCGCTCCTTTCTTTTTGAAGGTCCTAGCCCACCTAGACTGACGCGCGCTCGCCCGACCGCCTCCATACACCACACCGGGCTCTGTCCTTGCTTCAGGCCACTCCTGTTCTTTGGCTGACCCCTGGTGGTCACGTGGAGCTGCTCGCCACGCAAGTCTGGGTCCTTCTGCGATCCACCCGGGTCCTCGCCGCCTGGGAGCCGCTCCTGTAGCTGCCTGTTCGCGCGAGAGTTTGGAGGGGCGGGTTTGGGGTCGGTCTCTGGCGTGGGGCTCGCACCGCAGGGCATCGGAGCTCTGCTTGGGCGCCCGCGTAGGGTGCGAGGAGCTGGGTTAGGCGGTCGCCGGGGCACCCCGTGTCTGGACAGCGCCGGAGCGCTCTGGAGAAGCCGGGACAGCCCCGCTCCCGGCAGCCAGGTGCTAGGGTCGGGTGCTAAAAGTGCGAGTCCGGCCGTCTTCCAGCGCCTGGGCCACGGCGGCGGCCCTGGGAGCAGAGGTGGGACGGATGCGAGTGGCGCTGAGGGTCGGGGACGGACTGGAGCGAAGGCAGTGGCGGGGTCCTTAGAAAGGTGCTTGCTCCTCACGAGA
Proteins encoded:
- the PAN2 gene encoding PAN2-PAN3 deadenylation complex catalytic subunit PAN2 isoform X6; translated protein: MNFEGLDPGLAEYAPAMHSALDPVLDAHLNPSLLQNVELDPEGVALEALPVQESVHIMEGVYSELHSVVAEVGVPVSVSHFDLHEEMLWVGSHGGHATSFFGPALERYSSFQVNGSDDIRQIQSVENGILFLTKNNLKYVARGGLIIFDYLLDESEDMHSLLLTDSSTLLVGGLQNHILEIDLNTVQETQKYAVETPGVTIMRQTNRFFFCGHTSGKVSLRDLRTFKVEHEFDAFSGSLSDFDVHGNLLAACGFSSRLTGLACDRFLKVYDLRMMRAITPLQVHVDPAFLRFIPTYTSRLAIISQSGQCQFCEPTGLANPADIFHVNPVGPLLMTFDVSASKQALAFGDSEGCVHLWTDSPEPSFNPYSRETEFALPCLVDSLPPLDWSQDLLPLSLIPVPLTTDTLLSDWPAANSAPAPRRAPPVDAEILRTMKKVGFIGYAPNPRTRLRNQIPYRLKESDSEFDSFSQVTESPIGREEKPHLHMVSKKYRKVTIKYSKLGLEDFDFKHYNKTLFAGLEPHIPNAYCNCMIQVLYFLEPVRCLIQNHLCQKEFCLACELGFLFHMLDLSRGDPCQGSNFLRAFRTIPEASALGLILADSDEASGKGNLARLIQRWNRFILTQLHQDMQELEVPQAYRGAGGSSFCSSGDSVIGQLFSCEMENCSLCRCGSETVRASSTLLFTLSYPEGSNSDKTGKNCDFAQVLKRSICLEQNTQAWCDNCEKYQPTIQTRNIRHLPDILVINCEVNSLKEADFWRMQAEVAFKMAIKKHGGEISKNKEFALADWKELGSPEGMLMCPSIEELKNVWLPFSIRMKMTKNKGLDVCNWTDGDEMQWGPARAEEEHGVYVYDLMATVVHILDSRTGGSLVAHIKVGETYHQRKEVSEGVTHQQWYLFNDFLIEPIDKHEAVQFDMNWKVPAILYYIKRNLNSKYNLNIKNPIEASVLLAEASLARKQRKTHTTFIPLMVNEMPQVGDLVGLDAEFVTLNEEEAELRSDGTKSTIKPSQMSVARITCVRGQGPNEGIPFIDDYISTQEQVVDYLTQYSGIKPGDLDAKISSKHLTTLKSTYLKLRFLIDIGVKFVGHGLQKDFRVINLMVPKDQVLDTVYLFHMPRKRMISLRFLAWYFLGPKLFYLYFPQT